From the Alloalcanivorax dieselolei B5 genome, one window contains:
- a CDS encoding serine hydrolase domain-containing protein: MTRLSLPAGFSASAVPVPRHLTPVTDRGDECAAAEAGLRPQQVATIWRHTRALYRTGMNPAIALCLRRRGQVFLDRTLGYADAGQQRLLTTDTPICLFSASKAVTAMLVHHLAEQGELDLDRPVCHYIPEYGAMGKHRTTLMHVLTHRAGVPRIHEPVAAEDLFDYDRIMTLLCRAKPENPGRQQAYHAITAGFVLGEVIRRVTGESIDALLDRVIRRPMGMRYFTYGLREPAVAPAKNAVTGLQLSPVNAFLTHAVGAPLDEVVDLSNDPRFLDATIPAGNLYATAEEASRFFQMLLNDGRYQDQQLFRPETVRFATGRAATKGGRLDRTLMVPLAFSPGFMLGARALSLYGPGTSNAFGHLGFISIYCWADRDRDLAGALLTTGKAALGRHFPALLKLQMAINRHTA; encoded by the coding sequence ATGACCCGCCTTTCCCTGCCCGCCGGTTTCAGTGCCAGCGCCGTCCCCGTTCCCCGCCACCTGACGCCGGTCACCGACCGGGGCGACGAGTGCGCCGCCGCCGAGGCCGGGCTGCGACCGCAGCAGGTAGCGACCATCTGGCGCCACACCCGCGCGCTCTACCGTACCGGCATGAACCCCGCCATCGCCCTGTGTCTGCGCCGCCGTGGGCAGGTTTTTCTGGATCGCACCCTCGGCTACGCCGATGCCGGCCAACAACGCCTGCTCACCACCGACACGCCGATTTGCCTGTTTTCCGCCTCCAAGGCGGTCACCGCCATGCTGGTGCATCATCTGGCGGAGCAGGGTGAACTGGATCTGGACCGGCCCGTGTGCCACTACATCCCCGAATACGGCGCCATGGGCAAGCACCGGACCACCCTGATGCACGTGCTGACCCATCGTGCCGGGGTACCACGCATCCACGAGCCGGTGGCGGCGGAGGATCTGTTCGACTATGACCGCATCATGACCTTGCTGTGCCGGGCCAAACCGGAAAACCCCGGGCGCCAGCAGGCCTATCACGCGATCACCGCCGGCTTCGTGCTCGGAGAAGTGATCCGGCGTGTCACTGGGGAGAGCATCGATGCCCTGCTGGACCGGGTGATCCGGCGACCGATGGGGATGCGTTATTTCACCTATGGCCTGCGGGAACCGGCGGTGGCACCAGCGAAGAACGCCGTCACCGGCCTGCAATTATCGCCAGTAAACGCCTTTCTCACTCACGCCGTGGGCGCCCCGCTGGACGAAGTGGTGGACCTCTCCAACGATCCCCGCTTTCTCGACGCCACCATCCCCGCCGGCAACCTGTACGCCACCGCCGAGGAGGCCAGCCGTTTCTTCCAGATGCTGCTGAACGATGGCCGCTATCAGGATCAGCAACTATTCCGTCCGGAAACCGTGCGCTTCGCCACGGGCCGGGCCGCCACCAAGGGAGGCCGCCTGGATCGTACCCTGATGGTGCCGCTGGCGTTTTCGCCGGGCTTCATGCTCGGCGCCCGTGCCCTGAGCCTGTACGGACCGGGCACCAGCAACGCCTTCGGGCACCTGGGTTTCATCAGCATTTACTGCTGGGCGGATCGGGACCGGGATCTCGCCGGCGCCCTGCTGACCACCGGCAAGGCCGCGCTGGGCCGTCATTTTCCAGCGCTGCTGAAGTTACAGATGGCGATTAACCGACATACGGCCTGA
- the thrC gene encoding threonine synthase, with product MPFRDRYTGLINRYRDHLPVNDDTPIISLGEGNTPLIRLKNIPRLLGKDVDIYVKYEGLNPTGSFKDRGMTMAVTKAVEEGSNAIICASTGNTSAAAAAYAARAGISAFVLIPEGKIAMGKLAQAMMYGAMIMQIRGNFDQGMELVKQVAEKAPVTIVNSVNPYRLQGQKTAAFEIVEELGRAPDYHCLPVGNAGNISAYWMGYSEYHKAGIAGSVPRMVGYQATGAAPFLRGAAVENPETVATAIRIGNPQSWDKAWTAQKDSEGWFDELADEEILAAQKLLAQKEGVFCEPASAASIGGAMRDIKAGKITEGSTIVCTLTGNGLKDPDTAIAQCQQELSSGARMVTIDAELDAVKKAILDNL from the coding sequence ATGCCATTCCGTGACCGCTACACAGGCCTGATCAACCGTTACCGCGACCACCTGCCGGTGAACGACGACACGCCGATCATCAGCCTGGGCGAAGGCAACACCCCGCTGATCCGGCTCAAGAATATTCCGCGCCTGCTCGGCAAGGACGTGGATATCTACGTCAAGTACGAGGGCCTGAACCCCACCGGTTCCTTCAAGGATCGCGGCATGACCATGGCGGTGACCAAGGCGGTGGAAGAGGGCAGCAACGCCATCATCTGTGCCTCCACCGGCAATACCTCGGCGGCGGCGGCGGCCTACGCGGCCCGGGCCGGCATCTCCGCGTTCGTATTGATTCCGGAAGGCAAGATCGCCATGGGCAAGCTGGCCCAGGCGATGATGTACGGCGCCATGATCATGCAGATCCGCGGCAACTTTGATCAGGGCATGGAACTGGTCAAGCAAGTGGCGGAGAAGGCACCGGTGACCATCGTCAACTCGGTGAACCCGTACCGTCTGCAGGGCCAGAAAACCGCGGCTTTCGAAATCGTCGAGGAACTGGGCCGCGCCCCGGACTATCACTGCCTGCCAGTGGGCAACGCCGGTAATATTTCCGCCTACTGGATGGGCTACAGCGAATACCACAAAGCCGGTATCGCCGGCAGCGTACCGCGCATGGTCGGCTACCAGGCCACCGGCGCGGCGCCGTTCCTGCGTGGCGCGGCGGTGGAAAATCCGGAAACCGTGGCCACCGCCATCCGTATCGGCAACCCGCAGTCCTGGGACAAAGCCTGGACCGCGCAGAAGGATTCCGAAGGCTGGTTCGACGAACTGGCCGACGAGGAAATCCTGGCCGCGCAAAAACTGCTGGCGCAAAAAGAAGGGGTGTTCTGCGAACCGGCTTCCGCCGCTTCCATTGGTGGCGCCATGCGTGACATCAAGGCCGGCAAGATCACCGAAGGCAGCACCATTGTCTGCACCCTGACCGGTAACGGTCTCAAGGATCCGGACACCGCCATCGCGCAATGTCAGCAGGAACTGTCTTCCGGCGCCCGCATGGTCACCATCGACGCCGAGCTGGACGCGGTGAAGAAAGCCATTCTGGACAATCTGTAA
- a CDS encoding GlsB/YeaQ/YmgE family stress response membrane protein, which produces MEILSWIVLGLIAGVIAKWIMPGKDPGGFIITILIGIAGAFVGGWLGSLLGIGAGAASNSLSIGSIITAIVGALVLLFLYRLLAKR; this is translated from the coding sequence ATGGAAATTCTTTCTTGGATCGTACTGGGTCTGATCGCGGGTGTGATCGCAAAATGGATCATGCCGGGCAAGGATCCGGGCGGCTTCATTATTACCATTTTGATTGGTATCGCCGGTGCTTTTGTCGGCGGCTGGCTCGGTTCTCTGTTGGGGATCGGCGCGGGAGCGGCATCAAATTCGTTATCGATCGGCAGCATCATTACCGCCATCGTCGGTGCATTAGTGCTGTTGTTCCTGTACCGGTTGCTGGCTAAACGCTAA
- a CDS encoding DsbC family protein, translated as MKRMMMAALGLVAATLAVADSGVDEKAVRKNFADTYPQFTVSKIEPAPVDGMAQVELKGGGGSQWVYTSSDGRFIFTGELIELRDGKPVNLAEERLEKVRKAGLAKVDSKRMITYAADDQKAEIYAFTDITCGFCRKMHEHIEEYNEAGITVHYLAFPRGGPASEAAENMRHIWCAKDRASALTDAKLKDKIVENKLGSCAGQVNDEYALGMEFGVRGTPAIYTAEGTQLGGYLTPEQMLQRLQL; from the coding sequence ATGAAAAGGATGATGATGGCGGCCCTGGGATTGGTCGCGGCCACCCTGGCGGTGGCGGATTCGGGGGTGGATGAGAAGGCGGTAAGGAAGAACTTCGCCGACACCTATCCTCAGTTCACAGTCAGTAAGATCGAGCCGGCGCCGGTGGACGGCATGGCCCAAGTGGAACTCAAGGGCGGCGGCGGAAGCCAGTGGGTATACACCAGTAGCGATGGTCGTTTCATTTTTACCGGTGAGCTGATCGAACTGCGCGACGGCAAGCCGGTGAATCTGGCGGAGGAGCGCCTTGAGAAGGTGCGCAAGGCCGGCCTGGCCAAGGTCGACAGCAAGCGCATGATCACCTACGCCGCCGATGATCAGAAGGCGGAAATCTACGCCTTTACCGACATCACCTGCGGCTTCTGCCGCAAGATGCATGAGCACATCGAGGAGTACAACGAGGCCGGGATCACCGTGCACTACCTGGCATTTCCGCGCGGCGGACCGGCGTCTGAGGCGGCCGAGAACATGCGCCACATCTGGTGTGCCAAGGATCGGGCCAGTGCGCTCACCGATGCCAAACTGAAAGACAAGATCGTCGAAAACAAGCTGGGCAGCTGCGCCGGCCAGGTGAACGACGAATACGCCCTGGGCATGGAGTTCGGAGTGAGAGGCACGCCGGCTATCTACACCGCCGAAGGCACCCAACTGGGCGGTTATCTGACTCCGGAGCAAATGCTGCAGCGACTGCAGCTTTAA
- the rplS gene encoding 50S ribosomal protein L19 — MSGKKPLIQEIEQAQLKSDVPVFGPGDTVTVQVKVKEGARERLQAFQGVVIARRNRGLNSNFTVRKVSHGVGVERVFQLHSPLVDSIEVVRRGDVRRAKLYYLRERSGKSARIKEKIR; from the coding sequence ATGAGCGGCAAGAAACCCCTGATTCAGGAAATCGAACAGGCACAGCTGAAAAGCGACGTGCCGGTGTTCGGTCCCGGTGACACCGTCACCGTTCAAGTAAAAGTGAAAGAAGGCGCCCGTGAGCGTCTGCAGGCATTCCAGGGCGTGGTGATTGCCCGCCGTAACCGTGGCCTGAACTCCAATTTCACTGTCCGTAAAGTCTCCCACGGCGTGGGTGTGGAGCGGGTATTCCAGCTGCACAGCCCGCTGGTCGACTCCATCGAAGTCGTCCGCCGCGGTGATGTTCGCCGCGCCAAACTGTACTACCTGCGTGAGCGTTCCGGTAAATCCGCCCGTATCAAGGAAAAAATCCGGTAA
- the xerD gene encoding site-specific tyrosine recombinase XerD — protein sequence MTDLSEARQRLVDAWLDNQWLERGLSRNTLENYGRDLRQFGDWLNREEHTALERCQRYQLLQFLAHRHEQGLGARSVARQLSALKSFFRWLKREGRIDEDPTLNVARPKTGRALPKSLSEADVEALLAAPDLDDPLGLRDRAMLEVLYACGLRVSELVGLTLGQVNQRQGLVRVVGKGDKERLVPLGEEALHWLARYLREARPLLIHPDQDVLFPSRRGETMTRQAFWYRIKQIAVSAGVQKALSPHTLRHAFATHLLNHGADLRVVQLLLGHSDLSTTQIYTHVAQQRLQTLYEQHHPRAGT from the coding sequence ATGACGGACCTGTCCGAAGCCCGGCAACGGCTGGTGGATGCCTGGCTTGACAATCAATGGCTGGAGCGGGGTCTGAGCCGTAACACCCTGGAAAACTATGGCCGGGACCTGCGCCAATTCGGAGATTGGCTGAACAGGGAGGAGCACACCGCGCTGGAGCGGTGTCAGCGCTATCAATTATTACAGTTCCTCGCCCACCGCCATGAACAGGGATTGGGGGCGCGATCGGTGGCTCGCCAGCTTTCCGCGTTGAAGAGTTTTTTCCGCTGGCTGAAACGGGAGGGGCGTATCGACGAGGACCCCACCCTGAACGTGGCGCGCCCCAAGACCGGCCGGGCCTTGCCGAAGAGCCTCAGCGAGGCCGATGTGGAAGCGCTGCTGGCGGCGCCGGACCTGGACGATCCGCTCGGTCTGCGCGATCGCGCCATGCTGGAGGTGTTGTACGCCTGTGGTCTGAGGGTGTCGGAGCTGGTCGGCCTGACCCTGGGGCAGGTCAATCAGCGCCAGGGGCTGGTGCGGGTGGTGGGCAAGGGGGACAAGGAGCGGCTGGTGCCCCTGGGGGAAGAGGCTCTGCACTGGCTGGCGCGCTATCTGCGGGAAGCCAGACCCTTGCTGATTCACCCGGATCAGGATGTGCTGTTCCCCAGCCGTCGCGGAGAGACAATGACGCGCCAGGCATTCTGGTACAGGATCAAACAGATCGCGGTCAGCGCGGGGGTGCAAAAGGCGTTGTCACCCCATACACTGCGCCATGCGTTCGCGACACATTTGCTCAACCACGGGGCCGACCTGCGGGTGGTGCAGTTGTTATTGGGGCACAGTGATTTGTCCACCACACAGATCTATACCCATGTGGCGCAGCAGCGGCTACAGACGCTTTATGAGCAACATCATCCCCGGGCGGGAACTTGA
- a CDS encoding DUF962 domain-containing protein, whose protein sequence is MTTVKQSDFHSFAEFYPYYLQEHTNPTCRRLHFIGTLCLFAVLFGVLVSANWWGLLLLPVVGYGFAWVGHFFFEKNRPATFKHPWYSLAGDFVMFKDILTGRIRW, encoded by the coding sequence ATGACAACGGTAAAGCAATCTGATTTCCACAGCTTCGCGGAGTTCTATCCCTACTATCTGCAGGAGCACACCAACCCGACCTGCCGGCGTCTGCATTTCATCGGTACGCTGTGTCTGTTCGCGGTGTTGTTCGGTGTTCTGGTTTCCGCCAACTGGTGGGGACTGTTGCTGTTGCCGGTGGTCGGCTACGGTTTTGCCTGGGTGGGGCATTTCTTCTTCGAGAAGAATCGGCCCGCCACCTTCAAGCATCCGTGGTACAGCCTGGCCGGTGATTTCGTTATGTTCAAGGATATCCTGACCGGGCGTATTCGCTGGTGA
- a CDS encoding homoserine dehydrogenase translates to MKSIKVGIAGLGTVGSGTVNVLKRNAGEIARRVGQPIEIAHIGARRENPACDISGIRVSRDVFDVANDPDVDILVELIGGTDVARELVLTAIGNGKHIVTANKALIAEHGNEIFLAAQEHGVDVAFEAAVAGGIPILKALGEGLAANHINWVAGIINGTGNYILTEMEQGARGFEEVLAEAQALGYAEADPTFDVEGVDAAHKLTILASIAFGIPLQFSKVYMEGISRITIEDVNSAAQFGYRIKHLGIARDTGNGIELRVHPTLIPQEIMLAAVNGVMNAVMIDGDAVGPTLYYGAGAGAEPTASAVVADIIELGRELTVDHHERVPYLGFHTDQMSDEPVLTIEDVSCGYYLRLHVQDKAGVLADVTRILSDNRISIEAMVQKEVDEGLVPIVILTHRVREGDMNEALKRIAALDTVDNDIMRIRVETLDA, encoded by the coding sequence GTGAAGTCGATTAAGGTTGGGATCGCTGGCCTGGGCACGGTGGGCTCAGGCACCGTCAATGTACTCAAGCGCAATGCGGGGGAGATTGCCCGGCGCGTGGGTCAGCCCATTGAGATCGCTCACATTGGTGCGCGGCGTGAAAATCCCGCCTGCGACATTAGCGGTATCCGGGTGTCCCGGGATGTGTTCGACGTCGCCAACGACCCGGATGTGGACATCCTGGTGGAACTGATCGGTGGCACCGACGTCGCTCGCGAGCTGGTGCTCACCGCCATCGGCAACGGCAAGCACATCGTCACCGCCAACAAGGCGCTGATCGCCGAACACGGCAACGAGATCTTCCTCGCCGCCCAGGAACACGGCGTGGACGTGGCCTTCGAAGCGGCGGTGGCCGGCGGTATCCCGATCCTCAAGGCGCTGGGCGAAGGGCTGGCCGCCAACCACATCAACTGGGTGGCGGGCATCATCAACGGCACCGGTAACTACATCCTCACCGAAATGGAGCAGGGCGCGCGCGGCTTCGAAGAAGTGCTGGCGGAAGCCCAGGCGCTCGGTTACGCGGAAGCCGACCCCACTTTCGACGTGGAAGGCGTGGACGCCGCCCACAAGCTCACCATTCTGGCCTCCATTGCCTTCGGTATCCCGCTGCAGTTCTCCAAGGTCTATATGGAGGGCATCAGCCGCATCACCATCGAGGACGTCAACAGCGCCGCCCAGTTCGGTTACCGCATCAAACACCTGGGGATCGCCAGGGACACCGGCAACGGTATTGAGCTGCGCGTGCACCCCACGCTGATTCCACAGGAAATCATGCTGGCGGCGGTGAACGGCGTGATGAACGCGGTGATGATCGATGGCGACGCGGTGGGCCCGACCCTGTATTACGGCGCCGGCGCCGGCGCTGAACCCACCGCCTCGGCGGTGGTGGCGGACATCATCGAGCTGGGCCGTGAACTGACCGTGGATCACCACGAGCGGGTGCCTTATCTGGGGTTCCATACCGACCAGATGTCCGACGAGCCGGTGTTGACCATCGAGGATGTCTCCTGTGGTTACTACCTGCGTCTGCATGTCCAGGACAAGGCCGGCGTGCTGGCGGACGTGACCCGCATTCTCAGCGACAACCGCATCAGCATCGAGGCCATGGTGCAGAAGGAAGTGGACGAAGGGCTGGTACCCATCGTCATCCTGACCCACCGGGTGCGCGAGGGCGACATGAACGAAGCGCTCAAGCGAATCGCTGCCCTGGACACCGTGGATAACGATATAATGCGTATTCGCGTGGAAACGCTGGACGCTTGA
- the alaC gene encoding alanine transaminase: MEADFQRIRRLPPYVFNIVGELKKAARARGEDIIDFGMGNPDQPTPPHIVEKLVETVQRGDTHRYSQSRGIPRLRKAITDWYQRRYSVALDPESEAIVTIGSKEGLSHLALATMGPGDTVMVPNPSYPIHPYGFVIANADIRHVPLVPGVDFFEELVRAIKEAWPKPKMLVLNFPGNPTGQCVDLDFFEKVVAIAREYGIWVVHDIAYADIVFDGYEAPSILQVEGARDVAVEFFSLSKSYNMPGWRVGFCCGNKELIHALARIKSYLDYGTFTPIQVAAIAALEGDQSCVSEIRDLYLKRRDVLCDGLNDLGWTVEKPRATMFVWARIPEPYRALGSLEFSKKLLTEAGVAVSPGVGFGEYGDDHVRFALIENEQRTRQALRGIKKMFRADGLIAG; encoded by the coding sequence GTGGAAGCCGATTTTCAGCGTATTCGCCGTTTGCCGCCTTATGTCTTCAATATCGTTGGAGAGCTGAAGAAGGCGGCGCGAGCGCGGGGTGAGGACATCATTGATTTCGGCATGGGCAATCCGGACCAGCCGACCCCGCCGCACATCGTGGAAAAGCTGGTGGAAACCGTGCAGCGCGGTGATACCCACCGCTATTCCCAGTCCCGTGGCATTCCCCGTTTGCGCAAGGCCATCACCGACTGGTACCAGCGCCGCTACAGCGTGGCACTGGACCCGGAATCCGAGGCCATCGTCACCATCGGCTCCAAGGAAGGGCTGTCGCATCTGGCGCTGGCCACCATGGGCCCCGGCGACACCGTGATGGTGCCCAATCCCAGCTACCCGATCCACCCCTACGGCTTTGTCATCGCCAACGCCGATATCCGCCATGTGCCGCTGGTGCCGGGCGTGGATTTCTTCGAGGAACTGGTGCGCGCGATCAAGGAAGCCTGGCCGAAGCCGAAGATGCTGGTGCTGAATTTCCCCGGCAACCCCACCGGCCAGTGCGTGGATCTGGATTTCTTCGAGAAGGTGGTGGCGATCGCCCGGGAATACGGTATCTGGGTGGTGCACGATATCGCCTATGCCGATATCGTTTTCGATGGTTACGAGGCGCCGTCGATCCTGCAGGTGGAAGGCGCCCGCGACGTGGCGGTGGAATTCTTCTCCCTGTCAAAGAGCTACAATATGCCGGGTTGGCGGGTCGGCTTCTGCTGCGGCAACAAAGAGCTGATTCACGCCCTGGCGCGCATCAAATCCTATCTGGACTACGGCACCTTCACGCCGATCCAGGTAGCCGCCATCGCCGCTCTGGAAGGCGATCAGAGCTGTGTCTCCGAAATTCGCGATCTGTACCTGAAACGCCGTGACGTACTCTGCGACGGCCTCAACGACCTGGGCTGGACGGTGGAAAAGCCCCGCGCCACCATGTTCGTCTGGGCCCGGATTCCGGAGCCTTACCGGGCACTGGGATCGCTGGAATTCTCCAAGAAGCTGCTGACGGAGGCTGGCGTGGCGGTCTCGCCGGGCGTCGGCTTCGGCGAATACGGCGACGACCATGTGCGCTTCGCCCTGATTGAAAACGAGCAACGTACCCGTCAGGCGCTGCGGGGCATCAAGAAGATGTTCCGCGCCGACGGGCTGATCGCGGGCTGA
- the trmD gene encoding tRNA (guanosine(37)-N1)-methyltransferase TrmD has protein sequence MRIALMTLFPEMTGLVTGFGVTRRAIESGRLSLEAVNPRDFTDDRHRTVDDRPFGGGPGMVMKVEPLERALSAARERVGPARVIYLSPQGRPLTQRKAQELAAEPALILVAGRYEGVDERFIEARVDEQISIGDYVLSGGELPALVLVDAVARLLPGVLGHEDSAAQDSFSGELENLLDCPHYTRPEEHQGRVVPDVLRSGDHERIRRWRLKQALGRTWRWRPDLLEARRASGWTEEEQRLLNEYIEEYEQQYSDQ, from the coding sequence ATGCGAATCGCGCTGATGACGCTGTTCCCGGAAATGACCGGGCTGGTGACCGGCTTTGGCGTGACCCGGCGGGCCATCGAGAGCGGCCGGCTGAGTCTGGAAGCGGTCAATCCCCGGGATTTCACCGATGACCGCCACCGCACCGTGGACGATCGCCCCTTTGGCGGCGGGCCGGGCATGGTGATGAAAGTGGAGCCCCTGGAACGCGCGCTGAGCGCGGCCCGGGAGCGAGTGGGCCCGGCCCGGGTGATCTACCTGTCACCTCAAGGGCGGCCACTGACCCAGCGCAAGGCCCAGGAACTGGCCGCCGAACCGGCATTGATCCTGGTGGCCGGTCGCTACGAAGGGGTCGATGAACGCTTTATCGAAGCGCGGGTGGATGAGCAGATCTCCATCGGCGATTACGTACTCAGCGGCGGTGAACTGCCGGCGCTGGTACTGGTGGATGCCGTGGCGCGCCTGTTACCGGGAGTGCTGGGGCACGAGGATTCGGCAGCCCAGGATTCGTTTTCCGGCGAATTGGAAAACCTGCTGGACTGTCCGCACTATACGCGGCCCGAGGAACACCAGGGCCGGGTGGTGCCTGATGTCTTGCGTAGCGGCGATCACGAGCGGATTCGCCGCTGGCGCTTGAAACAGGCACTGGGACGCACCTGGCGGTGGCGTCCCGACTTGCTCGAAGCCCGCCGCGCCAGTGGCTGGACCGAGGAAGAACAGCGGCTTCTCAATGAATACATTGAGGAGTACGAGCAGCAATACAGCGATCAATGA
- a CDS encoding porin, with the protein MADNKRALPALALGAVSSLFLVQNAQAGAELSAGVWWVYQYVDKSDFGGPNSAFDADLDRETGGNFADPAFILYADDDGGYGPWRFSAEARIGRGSFTDVNNNSSGDTFAMHKAWIGYEFNDHTLLKVGKSQVPFGWKTVNFWPGDGLQGGYGDQMDVGFKLSGDAGDFHYDAAYYHQDDWGEDSTDTLDDNGHWGTSDSYRKLKTGVLNLDWRFQEGHTVGASVQYGRMQDLTADTASGRKADGEHVAYDLHYLYQSGPWSFKYRFVNARRDFGGLDAFLASDAAPADEEVKTQRHVAEVMYQNRNWAYYLDGGVASTDTRNNDAGDVQFYAPGIRYKYGPGWLYLEYLWSDGDIDANGDVYEGNFNAAYVAFDFYF; encoded by the coding sequence ATGGCAGACAATAAGCGGGCTCTACCGGCCCTGGCGCTGGGCGCCGTATCCTCTTTGTTTCTGGTACAAAATGCGCAGGCGGGTGCTGAGCTCAGCGCCGGCGTCTGGTGGGTGTACCAGTACGTGGATAAATCCGATTTTGGCGGTCCCAATTCCGCCTTCGACGCGGACCTGGACCGGGAAACCGGCGGTAATTTCGCCGACCCGGCGTTCATCCTCTACGCTGATGACGACGGTGGTTACGGCCCCTGGCGTTTCAGCGCCGAAGCCCGTATCGGCAGAGGTTCCTTCACCGACGTCAACAACAACAGCAGCGGCGATACCTTCGCCATGCACAAAGCCTGGATTGGTTATGAGTTCAACGACCATACCTTGCTCAAAGTCGGTAAGAGCCAGGTGCCGTTCGGCTGGAAAACGGTGAACTTCTGGCCTGGAGACGGTCTTCAGGGCGGTTACGGCGATCAGATGGACGTTGGTTTCAAACTCAGCGGCGACGCCGGTGACTTCCACTATGATGCGGCCTATTACCACCAGGACGACTGGGGCGAGGACAGCACCGACACTCTGGATGACAACGGGCACTGGGGTACCAGCGACAGTTACCGCAAGCTGAAAACCGGCGTGCTGAATCTGGACTGGCGCTTCCAGGAAGGCCATACCGTGGGTGCCTCGGTGCAATATGGGCGGATGCAGGACCTCACCGCGGACACCGCTTCCGGACGCAAGGCCGACGGCGAGCACGTGGCCTATGATCTGCACTACCTGTACCAGAGCGGGCCCTGGAGCTTCAAATATCGCTTTGTCAACGCTCGCCGTGACTTTGGTGGTCTCGATGCCTTCCTGGCCTCCGACGCCGCGCCCGCGGACGAGGAAGTGAAAACCCAGCGGCACGTGGCCGAGGTGATGTATCAGAACCGCAACTGGGCGTACTACCTGGACGGCGGCGTGGCCAGCACCGACACCCGTAATAACGACGCCGGCGACGTACAGTTCTACGCCCCGGGTATCCGCTACAAGTACGGCCCCGGCTGGCTCTATCTGGAATACCTGTGGTCCGATGGTGACATCGACGCCAACGGTGATGTCTACGAGGGCAATTTCAACGCCGCCTACGTGGCGTTTGATTTTTACTTCTAA
- a CDS encoding group III truncated hemoglobin translates to MSERQRVRLFQPGVAGHCSTSGRPDLDSPEQIDRMVSLFYQRILEDPLLAPVFLEVARIDLDEHLPLIAAFWKKLLLGDDRYNRHMMAKHRAVDDKMPLTGAHHERWLALFVASLDEHFDGPYTDRARHLAARIIDNLYEQLSQRR, encoded by the coding sequence GTGAGTGAACGGCAACGGGTACGGCTCTTTCAGCCCGGTGTCGCCGGGCATTGCTCCACGTCCGGGCGGCCGGATCTGGACAGTCCGGAACAGATCGACCGCATGGTCTCGCTGTTCTACCAGCGGATTCTCGAGGACCCGCTGTTGGCGCCGGTGTTTCTCGAGGTGGCGCGCATCGATCTCGATGAGCACCTGCCGCTGATCGCTGCGTTCTGGAAGAAACTGTTGCTTGGCGACGACCGTTACAATCGACATATGATGGCCAAACACCGGGCGGTGGACGACAAGATGCCGCTCACCGGCGCTCATCATGAGCGCTGGCTGGCGTTGTTCGTGGCCAGCCTGGATGAACATTTCGATGGGCCCTATACCGATCGTGCGAGGCACCTGGCCGCGCGCATTATCGACAATCTCTACGAGCAATTGTCACAGCGTCGTTGA